The Castanea sativa cultivar Marrone di Chiusa Pesio chromosome 11, ASM4071231v1 genome contains a region encoding:
- the LOC142617766 gene encoding cytochrome P450 724B1-like produces the protein MPELLSSMAGGFWLSLVVGMFGFLFGLILNHFLPLLLRLGPVPRGTFGWPILGETLRFLKPHPSNSLGAFLQDHCFRYGKVFKSHLFLSPTVVSCDQELNYFILQNEGKLFECSYPKPIHGILGKNSMLVAVGDTHKRLRNVALSLVTITKAKPEFLHDIETTAIRILHSWKEKSQVIFCEEARKFTFNVIVKQVLGLTPDEPQTTRILEDFLTFMRGLISLPLYIPGTPYARAVQARSRICSTVKAIIEERKRNAGNSRKSDFLEILLTVNTLSEEEKVSFVLDSLLGGYETTSLLMAMVVHFLCQSPLALQQLKVEHQKIRSMKQKDEKLNWDDYKKMEFTQNVINEALRYGNIVKFVHRKALKDVKYRDYLIPSGWKVLPVFSAVHLDPTLHASAFQFHPWRWESQDQMCKKFTAFGGGARYCPGSELAKVEVAFFLHHLVLSFRWRSIEDDLPLAYPYVEFQKGLVLLLDHCSI, from the exons ATGCCCGAGCTCCTTTCTTCCATGGCCGGAGGCTTTTGGCTTTCTCTTGTAGTTGGCATGTTCGGATTTTTGTTTGGTCTCATTTTGAACCATTTCTTACCATTGTTGTTGAGGCTTGGTCCTGTCCCTAGAGGGACTTTCGGTTGGCCTATACTGGGTGAAACCCTTCGTTTCTTGAAGCCTCATCCTTCTAATTCTCTCGGGGCCTTTCTTCAAGACCATTGTTTTAG GTATGGGAAAGTGTTCAAATCCCATTTGTTCTTGTCTCCTACTGTGGTTTCATGTGATCAAGAGCTGAATTACTTCATACTTCAGAATGAAGGGAAGTTGTTTGAGTGCAGTTATCCAAAGCCCATCCATGGCATTCTTGGCAAGAACTCCATGTTGGTTGCTGTGGGTGACACTCACAAGAGGCTCAGAAATGTGGCACTCTCTCTGGTCACTATCACCAAAGCCAAGCCTGAGTTCCTCCATGACATTGAGACTACAGCCATTCGGATTCTCCATTCATGGAAGGAAAAATCACAAGTCATCTTTTGTGAAGAAGCCAGAAAG TTCACATTCAATGTAATAGTAAAGCAGGTGTTAGGTTTAACCCCAGATGAGCCACAGACTACAAGAATTCTTGAAGACTTTCTCACTTTCATGAGAGGgctaatatccctacctctctATATTCCTGGAACTCCGTATGCAAGAGCCGTTCAG GCTAGAAGTAGGATATGTTCCACAGTGAAAGCAATTATagaggaaaggaaaagaaatgctGGGAATTCTAGAAAGAGTGATTTTCTTGAGATACTTCTGACTGTGAACACCTTATCTGAAGAGgaaaaagtgagttttgttTTGGATTCCCTTTTGGGTGGCTATGAAACCACCTCTCTCTTAATGGCCATGGTGGTTCATTTTCTATGCCAATCACCTCTTGCTTTACAGCAGCTAAAG GTAGAGCATCAAAAAATAAGAAGCATGAAGCAGAAGGATGAGAAACTGAATTGGGACGATTACAAGAAGATGGAGTTTACTCAAAAT gtCATCAATGAAGCTCTCAGATATGGGAACATTGTAAAATTTGTGCATCGAAAGGCTCTCAAAGATGTCAAATATAGAG ATTATCTAATTCCTTCTGGGTGGAAGGTCCTACCTGTATTTAGTGCAGTTCATTTAGACCCAACTCTCCATGCAAGTGCTTTCCAATTCCATCCTTGGAGATGGGAG AGCCAAGATCAGATGTGCAAGAAATTCACTGCCTTTGGAGGAGGGGCTAGATACTGTCCCGGATCCGAACTTGCTAAAGTTGAGGTTGCATTCTTTCTCCACCACCTTGTATTGAGTTTCAG GTGGAGATCAATCGAGGATGACCTACCCTTGGCATATCCATATGTAGAATTTCAGAAGGGATTAGTACTATTATTGGACCATTGTTCCATTTGA